The Peribacillus sp. FSL P2-0133 genome has a segment encoding these proteins:
- a CDS encoding YaiI/YqxD family protein, with the protein MNNKPTIHVDADACPVKDEILHCASLHDVEVCFVASYKNMMNNPEGKWVYVDADKEAADLYIVNSVKKGDIVVTADIGLAGTLLPKNVYVLSPRGKEYTDENIFMLLDMRYQSAKLRRQGKHTKGPKAFTKEDRACFTNKLMKTLSNFAGN; encoded by the coding sequence ATGAATAATAAACCTACGATACACGTCGATGCCGATGCATGTCCGGTGAAAGACGAAATCCTTCATTGTGCAAGTTTGCACGATGTTGAAGTCTGTTTTGTTGCATCATATAAAAATATGATGAATAACCCTGAAGGTAAATGGGTTTATGTCGATGCAGACAAAGAAGCGGCAGATCTTTATATAGTAAACTCAGTAAAAAAGGGTGATATTGTCGTTACTGCAGATATTGGTTTGGCTGGAACCCTGCTTCCTAAAAACGTTTATGTCCTTTCACCAAGGGGAAAAGAATACACAGACGAGAATATTTTCATGCTCTTGGATATGCGTTATCAGTCGGCGAAACTCCGCAGGCAGGGTAAGCATACGAAAGGGCCGAAAGCATTCACAAAGGAAGATCGGGCATGTTTTACAAATAAACTTATGAAAACATTGTCGAATTTTGCAGGGAATTAG
- the era gene encoding GTPase Era, protein MDKLFDDTQVKGYKSGFISIIGRPNVGKSTFLNRVIGQKIAIMSDKPQTTRNKVQGVLTQNDSQMIFIDTPGIHKPKHKLGDFMMKVATNTLKEVDLILFMINATEGYGRGDEFIIEKLQSVKTPVFLVVNKIDAMHPDDLLPIIEKYQQLYPFAAVVPISALEGNNVDTLLEQIKEHLPEGPQFYPADQVTDHPERFIISELVREKVLHLTREEIPHSVAVVIDSIKKMDNSDTINVMATIVVERDSQKGIVIGKQGKMLKEVGSRARVDIENLLGSKVFLELWVKVQKDWRNKASQLRDYGFNESEY, encoded by the coding sequence ATGGATAAACTATTTGATGATACACAAGTAAAAGGTTACAAATCAGGTTTCATTTCGATTATTGGACGACCTAATGTTGGAAAGAGTACATTTCTGAATCGGGTCATCGGTCAAAAGATCGCCATTATGAGCGATAAACCGCAAACTACAAGAAATAAAGTCCAGGGTGTACTTACGCAAAACGATTCACAAATGATTTTCATCGATACACCCGGCATTCATAAACCAAAGCATAAGCTTGGTGACTTCATGATGAAAGTGGCAACGAATACATTGAAGGAAGTCGATTTGATTCTCTTCATGATCAATGCGACTGAAGGATACGGACGCGGTGACGAGTTTATCATCGAAAAACTTCAATCCGTAAAAACGCCTGTTTTCCTGGTTGTAAACAAAATCGATGCAATGCATCCAGATGATTTACTTCCGATCATTGAAAAATACCAACAGCTTTACCCTTTTGCGGCGGTCGTTCCGATTTCTGCACTTGAAGGAAATAATGTTGATACACTGCTTGAACAAATCAAGGAACATCTGCCAGAAGGTCCTCAGTTTTATCCAGCTGACCAAGTGACCGACCACCCGGAACGTTTTATCATTTCCGAATTGGTCCGTGAGAAGGTACTGCACCTGACACGTGAAGAAATTCCGCATTCAGTGGCTGTTGTCATCGATTCAATTAAAAAAATGGACAACAGTGACACCATTAATGTCATGGCGACGATCGTTGTCGAACGTGATTCACAAAAAGGGATTGTCATCGGAAAGCAAGGGAAAATGCTTAAAGAAGTCGGTAGCCGTGCCAGAGTGGATATCGAAAACTTATTGGGCTCGAAAGTTTTCTTGGAACTATGGGTGAAGGTACAGAAGGATTGGCGGAACAAAGCAAGCCAGCTCCGCGATTATGGCTTCAATGAGAGCGAGTATTAA
- the glyS gene encoding glycine--tRNA ligase subunit beta, which yields MSKRDLLLEIGLEELPARFVTASMKQLSDKVQQWLTEKAIEFGTVEAFSTPRRLAVLVKDVEESQKDIEEEAKGPAKKIALDSEGNWSKAALGFVRGQGMTSEDIYFKELKGVEYAHVNKFIKGQQTAQLLSELKEIISGMTFPKNMRWANQELRFVRPIKWLIALFGNDTVPFSIADVETGRETKGHRFLGDSAIIEQPERYEDTLKEQFVMADPDKRRQVILDQIKELEQEKGWIIPVDEDLLEEVNNLVEYPTVLFGHFEEEFLELPAEVLITSMKEHQRYFPVKDKDGKLLAYFVTVRNGDDRHLDKVSKGNEKVLRARLSDAAFFYQEDQKKEISDALKKLDSIVYHEEIGTLAEKTARVTAVTGALADALNLKAEKEMALRTAAIAKFDLVSHMVYEFPELQGYMGEKYALLKGEAKEVAAAINEHYMPRHADDNVPPSVIGAVVSLAEKIDTLSSFFAIGVIPTGSQDPYALRRQASGVVQILAEKKWNISLEELIVLGLKGLESKGILKRDLEEVKADMFTFFKARVKHLLQEQQIRYDLIDAVLFNEIGYIHSIVERAHVLNAKKDEAGFKESLEALSRVMNIAVKCDNKVTVDPSAFENDQENALYVKYQKVAMRYMESKEENERFEQLVSLQTEIESYFENTMVMAEDEAIRNNRLSLMKEISDLVAGFAAMNKIILT from the coding sequence ATGAGCAAGCGTGATTTGTTATTGGAGATTGGATTGGAAGAGCTGCCTGCCCGTTTTGTGACAGCATCAATGAAACAGTTGTCAGATAAAGTACAGCAATGGCTAACGGAAAAAGCGATTGAATTCGGAACGGTTGAAGCTTTTTCAACACCAAGACGTTTAGCCGTATTGGTGAAAGACGTGGAAGAATCCCAAAAGGATATCGAAGAAGAAGCAAAAGGTCCGGCCAAGAAAATCGCTTTGGACAGTGAAGGCAACTGGTCTAAAGCCGCATTGGGATTCGTCAGGGGTCAAGGCATGACTTCAGAGGACATTTATTTTAAAGAACTCAAGGGTGTGGAATACGCCCATGTGAATAAATTCATAAAAGGACAGCAGACTGCTCAGCTTTTATCTGAGCTGAAGGAAATCATCAGTGGCATGACGTTCCCGAAAAATATGCGCTGGGCCAATCAGGAGCTCCGCTTCGTCCGTCCGATTAAATGGCTGATTGCCTTATTCGGCAATGACACAGTTCCATTTAGCATTGCTGACGTGGAAACGGGCCGTGAAACAAAAGGTCACCGTTTCTTGGGCGATAGCGCAATCATCGAGCAGCCGGAACGGTATGAAGATACGCTAAAAGAACAATTTGTAATGGCGGATCCAGATAAACGCCGACAAGTTATATTGGATCAGATTAAAGAGCTTGAGCAGGAGAAAGGCTGGATCATCCCGGTCGATGAAGATCTGCTTGAAGAAGTCAATAATTTGGTAGAGTATCCAACGGTGTTATTTGGACATTTTGAAGAAGAATTCCTTGAGCTTCCTGCTGAGGTACTTATCACATCAATGAAGGAACACCAACGTTATTTCCCTGTTAAAGATAAGGACGGGAAACTGCTTGCTTACTTTGTAACCGTGCGTAACGGCGATGACCGCCATTTGGATAAGGTTTCTAAAGGTAATGAAAAAGTATTGCGTGCCCGCTTATCGGATGCAGCATTCTTCTATCAAGAAGATCAGAAAAAAGAGATTTCAGATGCTTTGAAAAAGCTTGACAGCATCGTTTATCATGAAGAAATTGGTACATTAGCCGAGAAAACTGCCCGGGTAACAGCAGTGACCGGTGCCCTTGCGGATGCTTTGAATTTAAAAGCGGAAAAAGAAATGGCGCTTCGTACAGCGGCAATTGCCAAGTTCGATTTGGTGAGTCATATGGTTTATGAATTCCCTGAATTGCAAGGGTATATGGGTGAAAAATATGCTCTCTTAAAAGGGGAAGCCAAAGAAGTGGCCGCGGCTATCAATGAACATTATATGCCAAGACATGCGGATGACAATGTACCGCCTTCAGTCATTGGAGCAGTTGTGAGTTTAGCTGAAAAAATTGATACTTTGTCTTCATTCTTCGCTATTGGTGTCATTCCGACAGGTTCCCAGGATCCTTACGCATTAAGAAGGCAGGCGAGCGGGGTCGTCCAAATCTTAGCTGAGAAGAAATGGAATATTTCTTTAGAGGAGCTTATTGTATTAGGCCTTAAAGGCCTGGAATCAAAAGGCATCTTAAAACGTGATCTTGAAGAAGTTAAAGCGGATATGTTCACATTCTTTAAAGCCCGTGTCAAACACCTGCTTCAAGAACAGCAAATCCGTTACGATTTGATTGATGCAGTTCTGTTCAATGAGATAGGCTATATCCACTCTATCGTGGAACGTGCACATGTCTTGAATGCGAAAAAAGACGAAGCTGGCTTTAAAGAAAGCCTGGAAGCTTTAAGTCGGGTCATGAACATTGCCGTGAAATGTGACAATAAGGTGACAGTCGACCCTAGTGCCTTTGAAAATGATCAAGAAAATGCGTTATATGTAAAATATCAAAAAGTGGCAATGCGTTATATGGAATCCAAAGAAGAGAATGAGCGGTTTGAACAGCTTGTTTCGCTTCAAACGGAAATAGAGTCATATTTCGAGAATACAATGGTCATGGCAGAAGATGAAGCAATCCGTAATAACCGTTTATCCTTAATGAAGGAAATCAGTGATTTGGTTGCAGGTTTTGCTGCCATGAATAAGATCATCCTTACATGA
- a CDS encoding helix-turn-helix transcriptional regulator, whose protein sequence is MVIIIQLNKRQEQILQIVKENGPITGEHIADRLNLTRATLRPDLAILTMAGFLDARPRVGYFYTGRSGTQLLTDSLNHLYVRDYQSIPVVVDEGISVYDAIVMMFLEDVGTMFVVDKHALLVGVLSRKDLLRASIGKQELNSIPVNIIMTRMPNITMCSKEDLLIDVAKKLIDKQIDSLPVVKDTEKGYEVIGRITKTNITKAFVALADEGY, encoded by the coding sequence GTGGTGATTATAATCCAATTGAATAAGCGTCAGGAACAAATTTTACAAATCGTAAAAGAAAACGGACCGATTACTGGAGAACATATTGCGGATAGATTGAACCTTACCAGGGCGACACTTCGTCCAGATCTAGCGATTTTAACGATGGCAGGTTTTCTTGATGCCAGGCCCCGAGTGGGGTATTTCTATACAGGCAGGTCAGGAACACAGCTTTTGACAGATAGCCTCAACCATCTTTATGTACGAGACTACCAATCGATACCTGTCGTTGTTGACGAGGGCATTTCCGTATATGATGCAATAGTCATGATGTTTTTAGAAGATGTCGGAACAATGTTCGTCGTCGATAAGCATGCATTGCTTGTTGGTGTCTTATCAAGGAAAGACTTGTTGCGTGCTAGTATTGGGAAACAAGAGCTTAACTCCATTCCAGTCAATATCATCATGACTAGGATGCCCAATATTACAATGTGTTCAAAAGAAGACCTTTTGATTGATGTTGCCAAAAAATTGATTGATAAACAAATCGACTCATTACCGGTCGTCAAAGACACAGAAAAAGGCTATGAAGTAATTGGAAGGATTACAAAAACCAATATTACGAAAGCATTCGTAGCTTTGGCTGATGAAGGCTATTAG
- a CDS encoding YqzL family protein, with protein sequence MLDFTWELFTETGNVDTYLLFKEIEVERQERHLVLNDELAEFDFPVS encoded by the coding sequence ATGTTGGATTTTACCTGGGAGTTATTTACTGAAACAGGTAATGTGGACACCTATTTGCTGTTTAAGGAGATAGAAGTCGAGAGACAGGAAAGACACTTGGTATTGAATGATGAGCTAGCAGAATTTGATTTTCCTGTTTCATAG
- a CDS encoding diacylglycerol kinase family protein: MDFQEKDKKRYPLLKSFSFACQGILEAVRTERNIKIHFALTAIVVFFGWYFSLNGMEWLFILAAIAGTITLELVNSAIERVVDLVTDQIHPLAKQAKDIAAGAVFIYAIFSIIVGLIIFLPKFGL; the protein is encoded by the coding sequence ATGGACTTTCAAGAGAAGGATAAAAAAAGGTATCCTTTATTAAAAAGTTTCTCTTTTGCCTGTCAGGGAATTTTGGAGGCTGTTCGGACTGAACGCAATATCAAGATACATTTCGCGTTAACGGCAATCGTCGTATTCTTTGGCTGGTACTTCTCATTGAATGGGATGGAGTGGCTTTTCATTTTAGCGGCCATAGCCGGTACGATTACGTTGGAGCTCGTTAATTCAGCGATTGAAAGGGTAGTGGACCTGGTAACGGATCAAATCCATCCGCTAGCCAAGCAGGCAAAAGATATTGCAGCCGGAGCTGTATTCATATATGCTATATTTTCTATAATAGTTGGATTGATTATCTTTTTGCCTAAGTTTGGCCTGTAG
- a CDS encoding pyruvate, water dikinase regulatory protein, with protein MNGSIIYVVSDSVGETAELVTKAAASQFSGSAFSIKRIPYIEDEQNVDEVISLAKLDGAIIAYTLVKPAIRAYMKAQVEKENLSAYDILGPLMDILQERAPKGPLNEPGLVRKLDDDYFKRVEAIEFAVKYDDGRDPRGILRADIVLVGVSRTSKTPLSQYLAHKRYKVANVPLVPEVEPPEELFLVPPEKCIGLKISPEKLNHIRKERLKSLGLNDHAIYANVERIKEELTYFDTIISRLNCPIIDVTNKAVEETANLIINILQNKNR; from the coding sequence ATGAACGGTTCTATTATATATGTTGTATCGGATTCAGTAGGAGAAACAGCGGAATTGGTTACAAAAGCCGCTGCAAGCCAGTTCTCGGGATCTGCTTTTTCCATAAAGAGAATTCCGTATATTGAAGATGAACAAAATGTGGATGAAGTGATATCACTGGCTAAGTTGGATGGGGCGATCATTGCTTATACTCTTGTCAAGCCAGCCATTAGAGCGTATATGAAAGCACAGGTCGAGAAAGAAAACCTGTCTGCTTATGACATTTTAGGGCCGCTCATGGACATCCTTCAGGAAAGGGCGCCAAAAGGGCCGCTTAATGAACCTGGTCTGGTGAGAAAGCTGGATGATGACTATTTCAAACGTGTGGAAGCCATTGAATTTGCTGTAAAATATGATGATGGACGTGACCCTCGGGGCATTTTACGTGCAGATATCGTCCTTGTGGGTGTTTCACGCACTTCCAAAACGCCATTATCACAGTATTTAGCCCACAAACGCTATAAAGTGGCAAACGTACCTTTAGTGCCTGAAGTGGAACCTCCAGAAGAGCTGTTCCTGGTACCTCCTGAAAAATGCATTGGTTTAAAGATCAGTCCGGAAAAGCTGAACCATATTCGTAAAGAACGATTAAAGTCACTTGGGCTCAATGATCATGCCATTTACGCAAATGTGGAGCGCATAAAAGAAGAATTGACATACTTTGATACAATCATATCAAGGTTGAACTGTCCTATCATTGATGTAACCAATAAAGCTGTTGAAGAAACAGCCAATTTGATAATCAATATCCTTCAAAACAAAAACCGTTGA
- the glyQ gene encoding glycine--tRNA ligase subunit alpha, with the protein MNIQNMILTLQKHWSEQGCILMNAYDVEKGAGTMSPYTFLRAIGPEPWSVAYVEPSRRPADGRYGENPNRLYQHHQFQVIMKPSPDNIQELYLDSLRALGINPLEHDIRFVEDNWENPSLGCAGLGWEVWLDGMEITQFTYFQQVGGLECKPVSVEITYGIERLASYIQDKENVFDLEWTDGFTVRDIFGQPEYEHSKYTFETSDLDMLFQLFTMYEKEAHRQMEEGLVHPAYDYVLKCSHTFNLLDAKGAISVTERTGYIARCRNLARKVAKTFYEEREKLGFPILKVKGENTNEQA; encoded by the coding sequence ATGAATATTCAAAATATGATTTTAACGTTACAAAAGCATTGGTCTGAACAAGGCTGCATATTGATGAATGCTTATGATGTAGAGAAAGGGGCAGGAACGATGAGCCCATACACGTTCCTGAGAGCCATTGGACCGGAGCCTTGGAGCGTTGCTTACGTAGAGCCTTCCCGCCGTCCTGCTGACGGCCGTTATGGAGAGAACCCTAATCGACTGTATCAGCATCATCAGTTCCAAGTGATCATGAAGCCGTCACCTGACAATATCCAAGAGTTATATTTGGATTCATTGCGTGCTTTAGGGATAAATCCGCTTGAGCATGATATTCGCTTTGTGGAGGACAACTGGGAAAATCCATCACTAGGGTGTGCTGGTCTAGGTTGGGAAGTATGGCTTGATGGAATGGAAATCACTCAATTTACATATTTCCAACAAGTGGGCGGCCTTGAGTGTAAGCCGGTTTCCGTGGAAATTACGTACGGGATCGAACGTCTCGCCTCTTACATTCAAGATAAGGAAAACGTATTTGACCTAGAATGGACAGATGGATTCACAGTTCGGGATATATTTGGTCAGCCGGAATACGAACATTCGAAATATACGTTCGAAACCTCCGACCTTGATATGCTGTTTCAGCTTTTCACGATGTATGAAAAGGAAGCGCATCGCCAAATGGAAGAAGGACTTGTGCATCCTGCATATGACTATGTTTTGAAATGTTCACATACATTTAACCTTTTGGATGCCAAAGGTGCCATCTCGGTGACGGAAAGAACGGGTTATATTGCCCGGTGCCGTAACTTAGCGCGTAAGGTTGCCAAAACCTTCTATGAAGAGCGGGAAAAATTAGGCTTCCCGATCCTGAAAGTGAAAGGGGAGAATACAAATGAGCAAGCGTGA
- the recO gene encoding DNA repair protein RecO yields MLQKCEGIVIRRTAYGENNKIITIYTRELGKIGVMARGASKPNSRLSAVTQLFCSGYFLVTTSTGLGSLQQGEMVDSLRFIREDLFATAYASYIVELLDKSVEDKKPNPYLYELLSQTLHYINEEYDAEVLKFIFEMKMLPVNGINPVLNQCAVCGETEGEFSFSLREAGFICHRCLGKDPYHYKISPSAVKLLRIFYYFDLSRLGNISVKPETKKELRKIIDAYYEEYSGLHLKSKKFLKQIDTMKDMF; encoded by the coding sequence ATGCTCCAAAAATGTGAGGGCATTGTCATAAGGCGAACTGCATATGGAGAAAATAACAAAATCATTACTATATATACCCGTGAGTTGGGAAAAATTGGCGTTATGGCTAGAGGAGCCAGTAAACCTAACAGCAGGCTTTCTGCCGTCACACAGCTTTTTTGCTCCGGGTATTTTCTTGTAACCACATCAACCGGACTCGGTAGTCTTCAGCAAGGCGAAATGGTCGATTCACTCCGTTTCATAAGGGAGGATCTTTTTGCCACTGCTTATGCTTCATATATTGTTGAATTGCTTGATAAAAGCGTCGAGGATAAGAAACCGAATCCATATTTGTATGAATTGCTTTCGCAAACATTGCATTACATAAACGAGGAATATGACGCAGAGGTTTTGAAATTCATTTTTGAAATGAAGATGCTGCCCGTCAATGGGATTAACCCAGTGCTGAATCAGTGTGCTGTATGTGGTGAAACGGAAGGGGAATTCTCCTTCTCGCTTCGGGAAGCGGGCTTTATCTGTCACCGCTGTCTGGGGAAAGACCCTTATCATTATAAAATTTCACCTTCAGCCGTCAAATTGCTTCGAATCTTTTATTATTTCGATTTATCAAGGCTCGGAAACATTTCCGTTAAGCCTGAAACGAAAAAAGAACTTCGGAAGATCATCGATGCATATTATGAGGAATATTCCGGTCTGCATTTGAAATCAAAAAAGTTCCTGAAACAGATTGATACGATGAAAGATATGTTTTAG
- a CDS encoding cytidine deaminase: protein MNTKELIEEAKKARDKAYVPYSKFKVGAALLTADGKVYHGCNIENAAYSMCNCAERTALFSAYAHNDKKFTKLAVVADTDGPVSPCGACRQVISELCEKDMPVVLTNLHGDIKELTVQELLPGAFSPEDLNG from the coding sequence TTGAATACAAAAGAATTGATTGAGGAAGCTAAAAAAGCAAGGGATAAAGCATATGTGCCTTACTCCAAATTTAAGGTGGGGGCAGCCCTTTTAACCGCTGATGGAAAGGTCTATCATGGTTGTAATATAGAAAATGCTGCATATAGCATGTGTAACTGCGCCGAAAGGACAGCTTTATTCAGTGCTTATGCCCATAACGATAAAAAATTCACTAAACTTGCAGTCGTGGCAGATACCGATGGTCCCGTTTCCCCATGCGGGGCATGCAGGCAGGTTATTTCGGAACTGTGTGAAAAGGATATGCCGGTCGTTTTGACCAACTTACATGGGGATATAAAAGAACTAACAGTACAGGAATTGCTTCCAGGAGCTTTTTCACCGGAGGATTTAAATGGATAA